In the genome of Chlamydia trachomatis A/HAR-13, one region contains:
- the kdsA gene encoding 3-deoxy-8-phosphooctulonate synthase, producing MFPENKMLLIAGPCVIEDNSVFETARRLKEIVAPYASSVHWIFKSSYDKANRSSVHNYRGPGLKLGLQTLAKIKEELDVEILTDVHSPDEAREAAKVCDIIQVPAFLCRQTDLLVTAGETQAIVNIKKGQFLSPWEMQGPIDKVLSTGNNKIILTERGCSFGYNNLVSDMRSIEVLRRFGFPVVFDGTHSVQLPGALHSQSGGQTEFIPVLTRSAIAAGVQGLFIETHPNPSSALSDAASMLSLKDLERLLPAWVQLFTYIQEMDAVSV from the coding sequence ATGTTTCCGGAAAACAAAATGCTCTTGATAGCAGGCCCTTGTGTAATTGAAGACAACTCTGTTTTCGAAACAGCGCGACGATTAAAAGAAATTGTTGCTCCGTATGCTTCTTCTGTTCATTGGATTTTTAAAAGCAGTTACGATAAAGCCAATCGTTCATCCGTACACAATTATCGAGGCCCCGGACTCAAACTCGGGTTGCAAACACTGGCGAAAATTAAAGAAGAGCTAGATGTTGAAATCTTAACAGACGTGCATTCTCCGGATGAAGCACGGGAAGCTGCTAAAGTATGTGATATTATTCAAGTCCCAGCTTTTTTATGTCGTCAAACAGATCTTCTAGTGACCGCTGGAGAAACGCAAGCGATCGTTAATATCAAAAAAGGCCAATTCCTTTCTCCTTGGGAAATGCAAGGCCCTATTGACAAAGTGCTGTCCACAGGAAATAACAAAATCATCTTAACGGAGCGCGGTTGTTCTTTTGGGTACAACAATCTCGTTTCTGATATGCGTTCTATCGAAGTTCTTCGTCGCTTTGGGTTCCCTGTTGTCTTCGACGGAACTCATTCCGTACAGCTACCGGGAGCACTACATAGCCAAAGTGGTGGCCAGACAGAATTTATCCCTGTCCTAACTCGTTCTGCTATAGCCGCTGGCGTACAAGGATTATTCATAGAAACCCATCCGAACCCATCATCCGCTTTAAGTGATGCTGCTTCTATGCTTTCCTTGAAAGATTTAGAACGATTGCTTCCTGCTTGGGTACAGCTTTTCACCTACATTCAAGAAATGGATGCTGTTTCTGTATGA
- a CDS encoding DUF1137 domain-containing protein, producing MTKFLFHGIWCVVVLILCACVTALAVVKMGDFTNPTLVHQDSVTPAPPFLKIKKLGVRKRIISPEKQLFYCTIDKSCMELHFSNTSLHCRELLSHLTGCLQTETAERAMFFRGTGGLLNYKDYSLSVYNCCFSINTPDAELEMGKGMAEGGMKVLSLSLLKN from the coding sequence ATGACGAAGTTTCTTTTTCATGGCATCTGGTGTGTGGTAGTTTTAATATTATGTGCTTGCGTAACTGCATTAGCGGTTGTCAAAATGGGAGATTTTACCAATCCCACGCTTGTACACCAAGACTCCGTAACACCAGCTCCGCCATTTTTGAAAATCAAAAAACTTGGAGTCCGCAAGCGAATCATCTCTCCAGAAAAGCAATTATTTTATTGCACCATAGATAAGTCCTGTATGGAGTTACATTTCTCCAATACGAGTTTACACTGTCGAGAACTCTTATCGCACCTAACAGGATGTCTACAAACTGAAACCGCGGAACGCGCTATGTTTTTTAGAGGTACTGGAGGACTTCTTAATTACAAAGATTATTCTTTGAGCGTGTATAATTGTTGTTTCTCCATTAACACTCCAGATGCCGAACTAGAAATGGGTAAAGGGATGGCTGAAGGCGGAATGAAAGTCCTCTCTCTCTCTTTGCTTAAAAACTAA